The following are encoded in a window of Thermodesulfobacterium geofontis OPF15 genomic DNA:
- a CDS encoding efflux RND transporter permease subunit gives MISQFFIRRPRVALVSAIAVVLLGLISLSVLPVKEYPALTPPQIVVTARYPGADSETIAKTVAAPLEEAINGVDGMLYMVSSSTSAGVYTLNVYFEVGWDPNVAKMDVNNRVQIALPRLPEEVRRLGVEVRERSPDILKVVAFYSEGGQRDVVELANFLLINVIDELKRVPGVADAILVDPKVYSIRVWLLPDKLSMYGLTPLEIYQAISQQNQQFTAGALADEPTTERPFFTYVLRGSDRFSSAKQFEEILVKVLPDGSTLKLKDVARVELTSEQFNRNSFFKKQKVLPVPIFLTSRANALEVSKLIDEKLKELSKTWPPDIKYYFPYNPTVFVKESIKEVWITFGLAILFVVIVTYFFLGGLAPTIVPTLAIPVSIFGAFIVMYVLGFSVNLLTLFGLILAIGLVVDDAIIVVENVERHMEEGLPVKEATLKAMEELTSPLIAIVLVLSAVFIPASLVGGFIGRFYQQFAVAIASSVLISGMTALVFSPVLCTLLLRERELHKRPIYPVYLFQLIFNRARESYVERIKFLLKRPAIFVLLFLLILPLTYVLIKRLPTALVPTEDKGALFLIGNLPPGSSLKRTEEVLSKIEDIFMKNPYIDRYVAISGFDLQGFTYSTDSLGGFIGLIDWSKRTKKEETSFALTQRINKELSQIREAVLFVVSPPAIMGFGRVGGFDLYLEDRTGGDIRQMFEVAQGFINKLRERKELTLVRTTFNPSNPYFEVIVDRTKAEAYGVSVNDVYKTLSMTLGASYVNDFNLFDRVYRVYLQAEFDYRKAFDDLSKVYVKNKNGVPIPVANLVEIKPLSRPQLLERHNQFKAVRILGEPASGYTTGDAIRVVEKVAKATLPPGYTIGWVGQSLQEVLSQQKGYVVLAMAVLFVYLILVALYESWLAPIAVILSIPFALLGASLTLNLLKLPNDVYFQVGLVTLVGLSAKNAILVVEFAEERIRRGMDIISAILEASYLRFRPIVMTSFAFIAGAIPLALSTGAGAMSRHVIGWTVVGGMLFATLLGTLFIPLLYYVIKALSLKSLKILKRGKENA, from the coding sequence ATGATATCCCAGTTTTTTATTCGCAGACCAAGGGTAGCTTTAGTTTCAGCCATTGCAGTCGTGCTTTTAGGGTTGATTTCACTTTCTGTCTTACCAGTTAAGGAGTATCCAGCCCTTACTCCACCCCAGATAGTGGTTACTGCAAGGTATCCGGGAGCTGATTCTGAAACGATTGCCAAAACGGTTGCTGCCCCTCTTGAAGAAGCGATAAACGGCGTTGATGGTATGCTCTACATGGTTTCTTCTTCAACCTCAGCGGGAGTTTACACCTTGAATGTTTACTTTGAGGTTGGCTGGGACCCTAATGTAGCGAAAATGGATGTAAACAACCGCGTTCAGATTGCGCTGCCGAGGCTTCCTGAGGAGGTAAGAAGGCTTGGCGTTGAAGTTCGGGAAAGAAGCCCGGATATACTTAAAGTTGTAGCCTTCTACTCTGAGGGAGGGCAGAGGGATGTAGTCGAACTTGCTAACTTCCTTCTCATCAACGTAATAGACGAGTTAAAAAGAGTTCCCGGTGTAGCCGATGCCATTCTCGTTGACCCTAAGGTATATTCTATCAGGGTGTGGCTTTTGCCTGATAAACTTTCTATGTATGGGTTAACGCCCCTTGAAATCTATCAGGCAATTTCTCAACAGAACCAGCAGTTTACCGCTGGTGCCTTGGCGGATGAGCCAACCACAGAGAGACCTTTCTTTACCTATGTTCTTAGAGGTAGCGATAGGTTCTCCTCGGCTAAACAGTTTGAAGAGATACTGGTTAAAGTTTTGCCTGATGGTTCGACCTTAAAGCTTAAAGATGTGGCAAGGGTTGAGCTAACCTCTGAGCAGTTTAACCGCAATTCCTTCTTTAAGAAGCAAAAGGTTTTACCTGTTCCCATCTTTCTTACAAGCAGAGCAAACGCCCTTGAGGTTTCAAAGCTTATTGACGAAAAGCTAAAGGAGTTAAGCAAAACCTGGCCCCCAGACATAAAGTACTATTTTCCCTACAACCCTACGGTTTTTGTTAAAGAATCGATCAAGGAAGTGTGGATAACCTTTGGACTTGCCATCCTTTTTGTAGTCATTGTGACCTACTTTTTCCTTGGGGGGCTTGCTCCAACAATCGTTCCAACCTTAGCCATTCCAGTCTCCATCTTTGGTGCCTTTATCGTTATGTATGTTCTTGGCTTCTCAGTAAACCTTCTTACCCTGTTTGGGTTGATCTTAGCCATTGGGCTTGTGGTTGACGATGCCATCATCGTCGTTGAAAACGTGGAAAGACATATGGAAGAGGGGCTACCGGTAAAAGAAGCAACTCTAAAAGCCATGGAAGAGCTTACCTCACCGCTTATCGCCATCGTTCTTGTGCTTTCTGCCGTCTTTATACCGGCAAGCCTTGTTGGCGGTTTTATCGGAAGGTTCTATCAACAGTTTGCCGTAGCTATAGCAAGCTCGGTGCTTATTTCAGGTATGACTGCCTTGGTTTTTAGCCCAGTCCTCTGTACCCTTCTCCTTAGGGAAAGGGAGCTACACAAACGCCCCATCTATCCGGTTTATCTTTTTCAGCTTATCTTTAACCGAGCAAGGGAAAGCTATGTAGAGCGGATAAAGTTTCTCTTAAAGAGACCCGCAATCTTTGTCTTGCTATTCCTTTTAATTCTACCTCTAACCTATGTTTTAATAAAAAGGCTACCTACTGCTCTTGTCCCTACTGAGGATAAAGGGGCTCTTTTTTTGATCGGGAACCTTCCACCAGGTAGTTCCCTTAAGCGGACGGAGGAGGTTCTATCCAAGATTGAGGACATCTTTATGAAGAACCCTTACATTGACCGCTACGTTGCCATCTCGGGCTTTGACCTTCAGGGCTTTACCTATTCTACAGATTCTTTAGGTGGCTTTATAGGATTGATAGATTGGAGCAAAAGGACTAAGAAGGAAGAGACCTCTTTTGCCCTTACCCAAAGGATAAACAAAGAGCTTTCTCAGATTAGGGAAGCCGTGCTTTTTGTGGTAAGTCCTCCGGCTATTATGGGGTTTGGAAGAGTAGGAGGGTTTGACCTTTATCTTGAGGATAGAACCGGTGGTGATATAAGGCAGATGTTTGAGGTTGCTCAAGGTTTTATCAACAAGCTTAGAGAAAGAAAGGAGCTAACCTTAGTTAGAACAACCTTCAACCCCTCAAACCCTTACTTTGAGGTAATAGTCGACCGAACGAAGGCTGAAGCCTACGGGGTCTCGGTTAACGATGTATATAAGACTTTGAGCATGACCTTAGGGGCAAGCTATGTGAACGATTTTAACCTCTTTGACAGGGTTTACCGAGTATACCTTCAAGCAGAATTCGATTATCGTAAAGCATTTGATGACCTTAGCAAGGTCTATGTTAAAAATAAAAATGGCGTTCCCATCCCCGTTGCTAACCTTGTAGAGATTAAGCCCCTTAGCAGACCGCAGCTCCTTGAGAGGCATAATCAGTTTAAAGCGGTGCGCATCCTTGGTGAGCCTGCTTCTGGCTACACAACCGGCGATGCCATAAGGGTGGTTGAGAAAGTAGCTAAGGCTACCCTTCCCCCTGGGTATACCATCGGTTGGGTGGGGCAAAGCTTGCAGGAGGTTTTATCCCAGCAGAAGGGTTACGTCGTCCTTGCCATGGCTGTCCTCTTTGTCTATCTTATCCTTGTAGCTCTTTATGAAAGCTGGCTTGCTCCGATTGCGGTTATCCTCTCCATTCCCTTCGCCCTTCTCGGGGCAAGCTTAACCTTAAACCTTTTGAAGCTTCCCAATGATGTGTATTTTCAGGTTGGGCTTGTGACCTTGGTAGGTCTTTCCGCAAAGAACGCTATCCTTGTTGTGGAGTTTGCCGAAGAGCGTATCAGACGAGGTATGGACATCATCTCAGCCATTCTTGAAGCTTCCTATCTTAGGTTTAGACCAATAGTTATGACCTCTTTTGCCTTTATCGCTGGAGCCATACCCTTAGCGCTAAGCACAGGAGCTGGCGCCATGAGTAGACATGTTATCGGTTGGACTGTTGTCGGAGGTATGCTCTTTGCAACCCTTTTGGGAACCCTCTTTATCCCGCTTCTCTACTATGTGATAAAGGCTTTGAGCTTAAAGAGCTTAAAAATCCTTAAAAGAGGCAAAGAAAATGCGTAA
- a CDS encoding efflux transporter outer membrane subunit gives MRKLLILFASSFILFGCSQGVKLDAPELDLPKEIASKSLKGEAEKKKELLPDKFWEAYNDPILNELVEKALRQNEDILIAEARIEQTLAMVRYVGADRFPYLGYGASVTRQRTSEETIGPKPGSTYTTYQLNLNVQYELDLFGRISSQEKASLYRYLSTLHGRDAVKLSVISLVMNAYFDLLAKERMVEVAERQLQTLKEIYNLREKEFELGLANIQVVLQARSEVEAIEQTLKSLKQERELLRNLLALLVGESPAKMFERSAKTSLDYPQALRLPPLLLSEVLERRPDIQSALEELKASAYDVASAKAEYFPRITLTSALGYQSIELANLFKGGATFWNIAGLITGPILDFGKRESKVKLAQAKQREALLNYVKTVRTAFKEVQDSLIQLEMLEGRIKDLEQRVKTLEELYKVSELRYKEGLSRYLEVLDSERALLSAKLDLERLKADYYKSQVYFIKAIGGGF, from the coding sequence ATGCGTAAGTTGCTTATACTATTTGCAAGCTCTTTTATCCTTTTTGGATGCAGTCAAGGGGTAAAGCTTGATGCACCAGAGCTTGACCTGCCAAAGGAGATTGCTTCTAAAAGTCTAAAGGGGGAGGCAGAAAAAAAGAAGGAGCTATTGCCGGACAAGTTCTGGGAGGCTTACAATGACCCTATCTTAAACGAGCTTGTGGAAAAAGCTCTACGGCAGAATGAAGATATCCTTATCGCTGAGGCAAGGATAGAGCAAACTTTAGCCATGGTCCGCTATGTGGGAGCAGATAGGTTCCCCTATCTTGGTTATGGGGCAAGTGTAACCCGGCAGAGAACCTCTGAGGAAACTATAGGTCCAAAACCTGGCTCTACCTACACCACCTATCAGCTCAACCTAAATGTTCAGTATGAGCTTGACCTTTTTGGCAGAATCAGCTCTCAGGAAAAGGCAAGCCTTTATCGTTATCTTTCTACCCTTCATGGTCGGGACGCCGTTAAGCTTTCGGTGATAAGCCTTGTCATGAACGCATACTTTGACCTTTTGGCAAAGGAAAGGATGGTGGAAGTAGCTGAGAGACAGCTTCAAACTCTGAAAGAAATATACAACCTTAGGGAAAAGGAATTTGAGCTTGGTTTGGCAAACATTCAAGTTGTTCTTCAGGCAAGGTCTGAGGTAGAAGCCATAGAACAAACGCTAAAATCCTTAAAGCAGGAAAGGGAGCTTCTAAGAAACCTCTTAGCTCTCCTTGTTGGTGAGAGCCCAGCTAAGATGTTTGAAAGGAGCGCCAAAACTTCCCTTGATTACCCTCAGGCTTTAAGGCTCCCTCCTCTTTTGCTTTCTGAGGTCTTAGAAAGAAGACCGGACATTCAATCGGCTTTAGAAGAACTAAAGGCTTCTGCCTATGATGTAGCTTCAGCCAAAGCCGAATACTTCCCAAGGATCACCCTTACTTCAGCCCTTGGTTATCAGAGCATAGAGCTTGCTAATCTTTTCAAAGGAGGTGCAACCTTCTGGAATATAGCGGGTTTAATTACCGGTCCCATCCTTGATTTTGGGAAGAGAGAAAGCAAGGTTAAGCTTGCTCAAGCAAAGCAGAGGGAAGCTCTCTTAAACTATGTTAAAACTGTTAGAACTGCCTTTAAAGAGGTGCAGGATTCTCTAATTCAGCTTGAGATGCTTGAAGGAAGGATAAAGGACTTAGAACAAAGGGTAAAGACGCTTGAGGAGCTATACAAAGTTTCTGAGCTTCGTTACAAAGAGGGCTTATCGAGATATTTAGAAGTTTTAGACAGTGAAAGGGCTTTGCTTTCCGCAAAGCTTGATTTAGAAAGACTAAAGGCAGACTACTACAAATCCCAGGTCTACTTTATAAAAGCTATAGGGGGCGGTTTTTAA
- the speD gene encoding S-adenosylmethionine decarboxylase → MRALEPIRQVERFEITPTQQGALKRNIWSYHLIVEFWDSPFELLAKAKIVERALKSALTNSNLNNNIRTISYQFQPFGVSAQASSGRANVYIHTWPENGYSAVDIIADTKEEAYKILENLQKALKPKNVYVAEISRGISEDWGET, encoded by the coding sequence ATGAGAGCACTTGAACCCATTCGTCAAGTGGAAAGATTTGAAATTACTCCTACCCAGCAAGGTGCACTTAAACGAAATATATGGAGCTATCACCTAATTGTAGAGTTTTGGGATTCTCCCTTTGAGCTTTTAGCAAAAGCTAAAATTGTAGAAAGGGCTCTTAAATCTGCACTTACTAACTCTAATCTTAATAACAATATAAGAACCATAAGCTACCAATTCCAACCCTTTGGAGTTTCAGCACAAGCAAGTTCTGGGAGAGCTAATGTCTATATTCATACCTGGCCCGAAAATGGATACTCTGCAGTTGATATAATAGCTGATACAAAAGAAGAAGCTTATAAAATCCTTGAAAATTTACAAAAAGCCCTTAAACCTAAAAATGTGTATGTAGCTGAAATATCCAGAGGGATTTCTGAAGACTGGGGTGAAACTTGA
- a CDS encoding spermine/spermidine synthase domain-containing protein, which yields MTGNFWWKEKIHRDFGHAYKVELVFEEKNLQKIQIFKNPFWGYFLVLDGIVQFTEKDEFIYHETITYLPASLLENPPEKVLIIGGGDGGALRELQKIPSIKKIIQFEIDTLVFEVCQKYFFKLSGNYHDPRVSFIIKDGLEGLKESPEKEFDLLIVDCTDPVGPAKSLYTYEFYKEAYRVLNEKGVFIQQASLPVYFPQILKSSYPLITSVFPIVKIVRTFVPSYGEEIAFLLATKEPKDWFNPKQVFKGKYYHPSLNPYYFSIPNTWIDILSK from the coding sequence TTGACTGGAAACTTTTGGTGGAAAGAAAAGATTCACCGAGATTTTGGGCACGCTTATAAAGTTGAATTAGTATTTGAAGAAAAAAATTTACAAAAAATACAGATTTTTAAAAACCCCTTTTGGGGTTATTTTCTTGTTTTAGATGGTATTGTCCAATTTACAGAAAAAGACGAATTTATTTATCACGAAACTATAACTTATCTTCCTGCTAGTTTGCTTGAAAATCCTCCAGAAAAGGTTCTTATTATAGGTGGAGGAGACGGAGGAGCTTTAAGGGAATTACAAAAAATTCCCTCTATAAAAAAAATCATTCAATTTGAAATAGATACCCTTGTTTTTGAAGTCTGCCAAAAATATTTTTTTAAACTTTCAGGTAATTATCATGATCCCCGCGTTTCCTTTATTATAAAGGATGGTTTAGAGGGGCTCAAAGAATCTCCAGAAAAAGAGTTTGATCTCCTTATTGTAGATTGTACTGATCCTGTAGGACCAGCTAAATCTTTATATACCTATGAATTTTATAAAGAAGCTTATAGGGTTTTAAATGAAAAAGGAGTTTTTATCCAGCAAGCAAGTCTTCCTGTTTATTTTCCTCAAATTTTAAAATCTTCTTATCCTTTAATAACCTCTGTCTTTCCTATAGTAAAGATTGTAAGAACTTTTGTCCCTTCCTATGGAGAAGAGATAGCTTTTTTACTTGCTACTAAAGAACCAAAGGATTGGTTTAATCCCAAACAAGTTTTTAAAGGTAAATACTATCATCCCAGTCTTAACCCCTATTATTTTTCTATACCTAATACTTGGATTGATATCCTTTCTAAATAA
- the rsmD gene encoding 16S rRNA (guanine(966)-N(2))-methyltransferase RsmD, with the protein MQITGGFLKGRKLVCPSKDLDFIRPLRTRIRKALFDILGQNLSDLKVLDLFAGTGALGIEAISRGASFAVFVDNSPISISIIKKNLERFNLLDKAQVFKLDLPKGLKILSKKFQNFFDLVFITPPYEKGLALKTIKNFPENLLKKQALIIVEERTGVFLPEKINNFNLLQKRSYGETTLHIYQGS; encoded by the coding sequence TTGCAAATCACTGGAGGTTTTTTAAAAGGTAGAAAGCTTGTTTGTCCATCTAAGGATTTAGATTTTATTCGTCCTCTTAGAACAAGAATAAGAAAAGCTCTTTTTGATATACTTGGTCAAAACTTATCTGATTTAAAGGTACTTGATCTTTTTGCAGGAACAGGAGCACTTGGAATAGAGGCTATTTCAAGAGGGGCAAGTTTTGCAGTTTTTGTAGATAATAGCCCTATAAGTATATCCATTATCAAAAAAAACCTTGAAAGATTTAATCTTCTTGATAAGGCTCAAGTTTTTAAATTAGACCTTCCTAAGGGACTTAAAATTCTTTCCAAAAAGTTTCAAAATTTTTTTGATTTAGTTTTTATAACCCCTCCCTATGAAAAAGGATTAGCTTTGAAAACAATCAAAAATTTCCCAGAAAATTTATTAAAAAAGCAAGCCTTAATTATTGTAGAAGAAAGAACAGGGGTTTTTCTTCCTGAAAAAATAAACAATTTTAATCTTCTTCAAAAAAGAAGTTATGGAGAAACTACTCTACACATTTATCAGGGGTCTTAG